A single genomic interval of Helianthus annuus cultivar XRQ/B chromosome 13, HanXRQr2.0-SUNRISE, whole genome shotgun sequence harbors:
- the LOC110900490 gene encoding uncharacterized protein LOC110900490, whose amino-acid sequence MPKYSKFMRDFLTHKRKIETLQLVNLSEECSAVLLKKLPQKKIDPGSFTIPCSIGGSPVRNALADLGASINLLPASMVDRLGLGKTSPTKMSIQLTDRSIKHPQVAVENLLVKVGDFVFPADFVILDIEENTEVSLILGRPFLATARAMVDMSDGKLTLRVGDKEMKFGVGKRVEDDPVNYMDVIDSSLDDALRRCNTGCETSRLGNI is encoded by the coding sequence ATGCCGAagtactcaaaattcatgagagaCTTCCTCACCCACAAAAGAAAGATTGAAACATTGCAATTGGTCAACCTAAGTGAAGAATGCTCCGCTGTACTCCTCAAgaaactcccacaaaagaaaaTCGACCCCGGAAGTTTCACTATCCCTTGTTCCATTGGGGGATCACCCGTACgaaatgcactagccgaccttggggctagcatcaaTCTCTTGCCCGCATCAATGGTTGACCGACTCGGACTAGGTAAGACGAGCCCCACaaagatgagcatacaactcACCGACAGGTCTATCAAACACCCACAAGTCGCCGTCGAGAATCTATTGGTAAAAGTCGGAGACTTTGtcttcccggccgactttgtcatactcgacatagAGGAAAACACTGAAGTTTCACTCATTCTAGGAAGACCATTCCTTGCCACCGCTCGTGCCATGGTGGATATGAGTGACGGGAAGTTAACATTGAGGGTTGGAGACAAGGAGATGAAATTCGGGGTTGGGAAAAGAGTAGaggacgacccggtcaactacatggaTGTCATAGACTCAAGCTTGGATgacgctctccgacggtgcaacacgGGATGCGAGACATCCCgcttgggtaacatatga